In the genome of Patagioenas fasciata isolate bPatFas1 chromosome 12, bPatFas1.hap1, whole genome shotgun sequence, one region contains:
- the LOC136106809 gene encoding uncharacterized protein: MLQSASLIGAGAASIASVAGASLVSGNTREYVALKFLFTKSIPGHGDIFEEVSESELQPGDILLFPMDRSNDIISRILFKHAAIYCGDGEVIHFQGAGTPNSSALISSQTTPGLISKQGYTALKNDRGNCQIYRKKGGVDLRAFRSKLKKAMNSEAEYSLYKNNCIHFALSLLGLEKFYSQLVQIQDEGGSSRSGGAANRCPPSRAGQGSSHTA, translated from the exons ATGCTACAATCCGCCTCTCTCATCGGTGCTGGAGCTGCAAGCATTGCAAGTGTTGCAGGTGCCAGCCTG GTGTCGGGCAACACT AGGGAGTATGTGGCGCTCAAGTTTCTGTTCACCAAGAGCATCCCTGGTCATGGTGACATCTTCGAGGAGGTGTCAGAGAGTGAGCTGCAGCCTGGGGACATCTTGCTCTTCCCCATGGACAGAAGCAATGACATCATCAGCAGGATCCTCTTCAAACATGCAGCGATCTACTGTGGGGATGGAGAGGTCATACACTTCCAGG GTGCCGGCACCCCAAACAGCAGTGCTTTGATCAGCAGTCAGACGACTCCCGGTCTGATCAGCAAACAAGGCTACACAGCCCTGAAAAATGACAGGGGGAACTGCCAGATTTACCGGAAAAAAGGTGGTGTTGATCTCAGAGCTTTCAGGAGCAAACTCAAGAAGGCAATGAACAGTGAAGCTGAGTATTCCCTCTATAAAAACAACTGCATACACTTTGCCCTCTCCCTCCTGGGCTTGGAGAAGTTCTACTCACAACTG GTGCAAATCCAAGATGAAGGTGGCAGCAGCCGTAGTGGTGGGGCT GCCAATCGATGCCCCCCCAGCCGGGcggggcaggggagcagccacACGGCGTGA